In Rhodoferax koreense, a genomic segment contains:
- the ybaL gene encoding YbaL family putative K(+) efflux transporter, with the protein MPHSVSLISTIAAGLGLALVLGMLAVRLKLPALVGYLLAGVVIGPFTPGFVADASIASQLSEIGVMLLMFGVGLHFSLDDLLAVRKIAVPGAVVQMTVATALGMGLAHWWGWNLGGALVFGLSLSVASTVVLLRALEGRGVLDSFNGRIAVGWLVVEDLAMVLVLVLLPPLGGMLAGNGGGDFSGLWRTLGLTLLQVGGFIALMLVVGRRFFPWVLWQVQRTGSRELFTLCVVAAAVSIAFGSTALFGVSFALGAFFAGMVMRESEFSHRAAEESLPLRDAFAVLFFVSVGMLFDPWVLVERPLQVLAVVGIIVVGKSLAAGLLVLAFRYPLNTALTVSASLAQIGEFSFILIGLGASMGLLPPEGQSLVLAGALISIALNQLTFTMVEPLQQWILAKSAYARRLEARDDPMAELPTTTEEKYLSRQVVLVGYGRVGRRIASAMQAHHIAFVVAEQNREVVEKLRAEGIAAVYGDASEPAVLIQAHIANARMLVIATPDSLNVRQMIATARALNPAIETVVRTHNETEARLLEEEDAGKVFLGEHELAQSMMRYVLERSAPGHSAKVAA; encoded by the coding sequence ATGCCCCACAGTGTTTCCCTCATCAGCACCATCGCCGCCGGCCTGGGCCTCGCCCTGGTGCTGGGCATGCTCGCCGTCCGGCTGAAACTGCCCGCGCTCGTGGGCTACCTGTTGGCCGGCGTGGTCATCGGGCCGTTCACGCCGGGCTTCGTGGCCGACGCCAGCATTGCCAGCCAGCTGTCCGAGATCGGCGTGATGCTGCTGATGTTCGGCGTGGGCCTGCATTTCTCGCTCGACGACCTGCTGGCCGTGCGCAAGATCGCCGTGCCGGGCGCCGTGGTGCAGATGACGGTGGCCACGGCGCTGGGTATGGGGCTGGCGCACTGGTGGGGCTGGAACCTCGGCGGCGCGCTGGTGTTCGGGCTGTCGCTGTCGGTGGCGAGCACGGTGGTGCTGCTGCGCGCGCTCGAAGGCCGGGGCGTGCTCGACAGCTTCAACGGCCGCATCGCGGTCGGCTGGCTGGTGGTCGAAGACCTGGCGATGGTGCTGGTGCTGGTGTTGTTGCCGCCGCTGGGGGGCATGCTGGCCGGCAACGGCGGCGGTGATTTCTCGGGCCTGTGGCGCACGCTCGGCCTCACGCTGCTGCAGGTCGGCGGCTTCATCGCGCTGATGCTGGTGGTGGGCCGGCGCTTCTTCCCTTGGGTGTTGTGGCAGGTGCAGCGCACCGGCTCACGCGAGCTGTTCACGCTGTGCGTGGTGGCCGCGGCGGTGAGCATCGCCTTCGGCTCCACGGCGCTGTTCGGCGTGTCGTTCGCGCTCGGTGCTTTCTTCGCCGGCATGGTGATGCGCGAGTCCGAGTTCAGCCACCGCGCGGCCGAGGAATCGCTGCCGTTGCGCGATGCTTTCGCCGTGCTGTTCTTCGTCTCGGTCGGCATGCTGTTCGACCCGTGGGTGCTGGTCGAGCGGCCGCTGCAGGTGCTGGCGGTGGTGGGCATCATCGTGGTCGGCAAGTCGCTGGCGGCCGGCCTGCTGGTGCTGGCCTTCCGTTATCCGCTGAACACGGCGCTCACCGTGTCGGCCAGCCTGGCGCAGATCGGCGAGTTCTCGTTCATCCTGATCGGCCTGGGGGCCTCCATGGGGCTGCTGCCGCCCGAGGGCCAGAGCCTGGTGCTGGCCGGTGCGCTGATCTCCATCGCGTTGAACCAGCTCACCTTCACCATGGTCGAGCCGCTGCAGCAATGGATCCTGGCCAAGTCGGCGTATGCGCGCCGGCTGGAGGCGCGCGACGACCCGATGGCCGAACTGCCCACCACCACGGAGGAGAAATACCTGTCACGCCAGGTGGTGCTGGTCGGTTACGGCCGCGTCGGCCGGCGCATCGCCAGCGCCATGCAGGCGCACCACATCGCGTTCGTGGTGGCCGAGCAGAACCGCGAGGTCGTCGAGAAGCTGCGCGCGGAAGGGATCGCCGCGGTGTACGGCGACGCCTCCGAGCCCGCGGTGCTGATCCAGGCCCACATCGCCAACGCGCGCATGCTCGTCATCGCCACGCCCGATTCGCTCAACGTGCGCCAGATGATCGCCACCGCGCGGGCCCTGAATCCCGCCATCGAGACCGTGGTGCGCACGCACAACGAGACCGAGGCGCGCCTGCTCGAGGAGGAAGACGCGGGCAAGGTGTTCCTCGGCGAGCACGAACTGGCGCAGTCGATGATGCGTTATGTGCTGGAGCGCTCCGCGCCGGGCCATTCGGCCAAGGTAGCGGCCTGA
- a CDS encoding SLAC1 anion channel family protein, translated as MQSPSIPPASAALRPPREASVRNLPVNLFASVMGLSGLALAWRIAHQGLGAPAWIGEAIGALAVGVFLLVACSYLLKFARHREAVAAEFHHPVSGNFFGTIVISLLLLSAIVGPYQPAAAQALWSVGLLATLVLCFVVVSRLLKGQVDASHAVPAWIIPCVATLDIPVTGAQMPMAWTSEVNLLAAAIGAVLALVLFGMIVSRLVHHHPLPAGMAPSLMILVAPFAVGFLAYSNIVGEIDRFAALLFYFALFMFAVVAPKVFRPGVPFSPAWWAIGFPMAALANAALKYAAHRASAPLWLLAMLLLGALSLALAVLTVRTVQIALNGKLLA; from the coding sequence TTGCAAAGTCCTTCCATCCCCCCGGCTTCGGCCGCCCTTCGTCCGCCCCGCGAAGCCTCGGTGCGAAATCTGCCGGTGAACCTGTTCGCCTCGGTGATGGGACTCTCGGGCCTGGCTCTGGCGTGGCGCATCGCGCACCAGGGCCTTGGCGCACCGGCATGGATCGGGGAGGCCATCGGCGCGCTGGCGGTCGGCGTCTTCCTGCTGGTCGCGTGCAGCTACCTGCTGAAGTTCGCCCGGCACCGCGAGGCCGTGGCCGCAGAATTCCACCATCCCGTGTCCGGCAACTTCTTCGGCACCATCGTGATCTCCCTTCTGTTGCTCTCCGCCATCGTGGGACCCTACCAGCCCGCCGCCGCGCAGGCCTTGTGGAGCGTGGGCCTGCTGGCGACGCTGGTGCTGTGCTTCGTGGTGGTCTCGCGGCTGCTCAAGGGGCAGGTGGACGCGTCGCACGCCGTGCCGGCCTGGATCATCCCCTGCGTGGCCACGCTAGACATCCCCGTCACCGGCGCCCAGATGCCGATGGCCTGGACCTCGGAGGTCAATCTGCTCGCGGCCGCGATCGGGGCCGTACTGGCTCTGGTGCTCTTCGGGATGATCGTCAGCCGCCTGGTGCACCACCATCCTCTGCCGGCCGGCATGGCGCCGTCGCTGATGATTCTGGTGGCCCCGTTCGCCGTGGGCTTCCTGGCGTACAGCAACATCGTCGGCGAAATCGACCGCTTCGCCGCGCTGCTGTTCTATTTCGCGCTGTTCATGTTCGCCGTGGTCGCGCCCAAGGTGTTCCGCCCGGGCGTCCCGTTCTCCCCGGCCTGGTGGGCCATCGGCTTTCCGATGGCGGCCCTGGCCAATGCCGCGTTGAAGTACGCCGCGCACCGCGCCAGCGCGCCGCTGTGGCTGCTGGCCATGCTGCTCCTGGGTGCGCTGAGCCTGGCCCTGGCGGTCCTCACAGTGCGCACCGTGCAGATCGCGCTCAACGGGAAACTGTTGGCCTGA
- a CDS encoding GlxA family transcriptional regulator yields MRVAILAFPRFQLLDVAGPADVFQEASRQLGRPDAYRVQLIGAKGGMLRSSGGLRMAVDATVATQRGAIDTLLIAGSPDIEDMASDAKLQDWLRRQARTVRRYGSVCTGAFVLAAAGLLEGKRVATHWNATARLAAACPAARVEADAIHVQDGRLFTSAGVTAGMDLALAMVEEDHGRELALRVARELVMFLKRPGGQSQFSAHLAAQTAERSSVREVQDHVLAHLKDDLSVPVLASVAGMSDRNFARIFRSETGTTPADFVEQARIDAARRLAEETDLPAKRLADMVGYANVDGFRRAFGRRLGVSLAEYRRRFAR; encoded by the coding sequence ATGCGCGTCGCCATCCTCGCCTTTCCCCGTTTTCAGCTGCTCGACGTCGCCGGGCCGGCCGATGTTTTCCAGGAGGCATCGCGCCAGCTCGGCAGGCCCGATGCCTACCGGGTTCAACTGATCGGCGCCAAGGGCGGCATGTTGCGCAGCAGCGGCGGGTTGCGCATGGCCGTGGACGCGACGGTGGCCACGCAACGCGGCGCCATCGATACCCTGCTCATCGCCGGCAGCCCCGACATCGAGGACATGGCCAGCGACGCGAAGCTGCAGGACTGGCTGCGGCGCCAGGCCCGCACCGTGCGGCGTTATGGCTCGGTCTGTACCGGCGCCTTCGTGCTGGCGGCGGCCGGGCTGCTCGAGGGCAAACGCGTGGCCACGCACTGGAACGCCACCGCGCGGCTGGCGGCGGCCTGTCCGGCGGCGCGCGTCGAAGCGGACGCTATCCACGTGCAGGACGGCAGGCTCTTCACCTCGGCCGGGGTGACGGCCGGCATGGACCTGGCGCTGGCGATGGTGGAGGAAGACCATGGCCGCGAGCTCGCACTGCGCGTGGCGCGCGAGCTGGTGATGTTCCTGAAACGGCCCGGCGGCCAGAGCCAGTTCAGTGCCCACCTGGCGGCGCAGACGGCGGAGCGCTCCAGCGTGCGCGAGGTGCAGGACCACGTGCTCGCGCACCTGAAGGACGATCTGTCGGTGCCGGTGCTGGCCTCGGTCGCCGGCATGAGCGACAGGAATTTCGCGCGGATCTTCCGCAGCGAGACCGGGACCACGCCAGCGGATTTTGTCGAGCAAGCCAGGATCGACGCGGCGCGCCGCCTGGCGGAGGAAACCGACCTGCCCGCCAAGCGCCTGGCCGACATGGTGGGTTATGCGAACGTGGACGGCTTCCGGCGGGCGTTCGGGCGGCGCCTGGGGGTAAGCCTGGCGGAGTACCGGCGGCGCTTTGCGCGATGA